The following nucleotide sequence is from Osmia lignaria lignaria isolate PbOS001 chromosome 16, iyOsmLign1, whole genome shotgun sequence.
AAATCATTGCATTTTGCTAAATTGCATCCATTGCAACGACCATTCTTACCCCGGGAAATGCGTTTGTTTCAGAATTGCAAGGATCACGTGATAAACTGCAGTATCGCCAGCATTCTGCACGAGTGCGTGTCGCCTCGATTTCCCAAGGGGAAAAGCAAAGGGAACAAGAACAAAAGTGCCACAAGTAATAGCAATTTCTAGCTTTCGGCAAGTTAGTGTCCCTTTGTTCCGACGAAACTCGATCGCGTGGCTTGTAGAAACTGATCGTTATTCGAGGAGGACAGATCAATCGTAGCTGATAGATAAATGGGTTTACCGATAATTGAATCGTTAATTTGCTGTCGTTCACAGAAACTAGCAGTCGAATGGCAGTGATGCAGTTGATCAATTTAGGAATCACGCAGGTGCTGGTTAAGCTTTTGATTAATCTGCTGCACGTGGACACAGTATCGAGCGAGGTCCTCACGCAGGAGGTGCTTTGGATTTTGGGCCAGGTACGACGTCCTTGGTTTCTCCTAATATCCTTTTAGAACCTTGAATTCCTGTTTTGAACGCAAGGTTTCGCGCATTGCCAACGAAAATTCCAGGTGGCACCGAGGGATCAGAAGTTCGTGTCCAAGATGAAACTGCTAAACACCATTAAAGTGTTCCACGCGCTTCTGAAGCTGCATTACAACAACAGCAAGACGCTATTGCCTTTACTGTTGATCATTAAATGTCTTGCCAGAAACAGTGAGTAATCTTACCAGCAGTCTTTTCGTGTTCTCCTatcattttcttaaaaattcattCTTTTGGTTAGCATACTCTCTTCAGATATTAGTGAAGGACGGAATCGCCAGTACCATGGAGAAAACCTTCGTTTCCATCGGCTACATGCCGCACCTGAAATTAAGAATATTGTTAGAATGCTTCAAATATTTTACGACAAGCAGTACGTAAACTGTGTTGAAAGTGGTAGCTCGAATTTTAACGAAACAAATTATTCGAATAGCTCATCTTTTCAGGATTGTTCTGCACGAAGTTCGTAAGGACTGGCTTGGTGTACTTGCTGATGAGAATCTTCGACAGATGGGAACGATTCGAGGGTCCCATTAAGCTGAAGATTTTAAACTGTGCCTTGATCACTTTGCAGCATCTCAGTGTCACCAGTGAGTTTATTCTTCATCCCTgaaaaacaaattataatttgtatatgtGTCCCCTTCTTCGGTTGCATACATTTTCTTACCAGGCTGGTCGTTTTTTTTAGCACAAACGTTTCGTATGCAAATCGAAGTCCCCAGTGGCTGTTGCACGGAGTCATTACACTCGTGTTCCTTCTGCTTTCAGAAGCTGGCAGGAAGGCAATCAAGTCGAACAATGGACTACACCTATTGTACCGGTTCTGCAGCAACTGTCCGGAGGATAAGGCATACGATTGTCTGCTGTCACGCGTATGCGGGGTTATTAATCAATGTCTGGAGAAGAAGGAGTTGCCGATACCCGAAATGTCTCCGGCAAGGTGAACGATACTTTCAAGGTTCATCCGAATCGATGGACGCTCGAGTCGATTTTAGAAACGGTAGTTTACCATCGATCTGGACTAAATGCGATCTAGAAAGTTTCTCAACTAAGTCGTCTATTTGCTCTAGAAGACCCTTaaatgttttctttcttttcacgcTCTAACACTGGATTTCCCATGCAACATAGAATCAAATTATTACCAGTGGTTGTCAGGATTAGAACTTGACACGCTAACGGAGAAAGTTATATTTCATCCAGTCGAGCGTTCGTGCGATACATCGATGTACTTTGAACTTGATCAGTGTAACACACGTTGCAtttagaaacgaagaaatataatATCTAGATGGACGAAATGTCTCAGCCATGTTTTTCTTTTGCAGATTTGTACTACCAGTAACGAACGTCAGGTCGAACAGTGCTGAGAGTGGCAGCGACGTTGATAGTCAGGTGCGTATTTTTGTCGAACGGAATGATGTAATGGGTGAAACGTAACTGTTCGGGGCGTTACACAGTCATGAAACGTGGTATAATTGCATCGAGGTGTGAGATGTTTCATAAAGTTTCTTTGGGTCGATGAACGTGGATGAGATCAGGGTTTTTATTTAGGCGAACAGCGTGGCTTCACTTGGAAGATTGTACAGTGATCTTGATTCGGGAGACGAAGAAGAAAGTCAGAATTCGAGGACCGACGATAAAACAGTTCATTCGGCCGACGAAGTGGACGAAAGTAAATTTTTCGCTGGGGTCTTCACGTCGCAGAGATCGGTGGAGGATCTGACCGAGTAGgttgatgatatttttaatcgatgataaacgattaaTTCACTTCATTTGTTGGCCAGGTACGAAACATTCTTCAAGGAACTGAGCAACATAAAGTCTCAATTGTCCCTTCAAAATTCATCGACAGGTATAATCGACCCTGCGAAGGAAAATAAGTCCAACGTACCTAACACGAAGATCTGTGAAACAAAGGTTTTCACAAACAATTCGATGAAAGAAGAAGCGAGCAAGGAGAACGGAAGCAACTCGATTAAAATCTTCAACGACATATCATCGAACGTCACGTATAGACAAACTTATTGCTTAGTGGCGAGTAGAGTGAAGAGCGTGATTGGTTTCGTGAAGGTAGCTTACCCAGATTTGGTTGGTGGCGATGGTCTAGGAAAAGATGAACCCCTGAACAGCAAGGACCGGAAGGTCTGTCGTTCGAAGCTACTGACGTGCGTGGAACGAGGTCTTCATGGTGGAACCATGTTGGAAGAGGTGGTGTACGACCTCGACGATGTAACCTCCATAGGCGAGCAAAATTCCGACGACAGACATTTGTGTAACTGGGACGATACCAGAATAGGAAAACGTTGTTCCAACACTAATCAATTGCAGTTCGAGTCTCGATTCGAGAGTGGAAATCTGAGGAAAGCTATTCAGGTACAAATTCCATCTGAAACGTGTCAGGTTAATCGCAGCAAATCACCGTCATTTCTTTCCAATTCGCTTCCTTGTAGATAGGCCTGAGAGAATACAATCTGATCCTGACGCCGGACGTGAACAGCGGCTCCAGGCACCAATGGTTCTACTTCGAGGTGTCGAACATGGAAGCAAACGCGCCGTACACCTTCAACATAATCAACTGCGAGAAGGCAAACTCGCAGTTCAATTTCGGGATGAAACCTATTCTCTTCAGCGTGACCGAAGCTCAGCTAGGTAGACCAGGTTGGGTGAGAACCGGCGCTGAGATCTGTTACTATCGAAACTGTTACCAACGACCAGCAAAGGGGAAGAATTACCTAACCACCTCGTTCACGGTCGCCTTTCCTCACTCTTACGACGTCTGTTACCTAGCGTATCATTTCCCATACACGTACAGTCAATTGATGACCAACATCTGGAAATGGACCAAGAGAGTCCCCGCGAACACTTACTTCCGCGCCGAAACCCTCTGCGAGACTTTGAATGGCAATGAAAATCCTCTTCTAACGATCACGTCTTTGGATTCTAAAAGCAACCCTATCgaggtaaatgaaaaattcaggcTTCGTAAGATCGATCGCGacatttcttttctaatttttcagaaTCGTAAGGTGATATTCCTGACGTCGAGAGTTCATCCGGGTGAAAGCAACGCCTCTTGGGTGATGCACGGCACCTTAGAGGCACTGTTAGATAACAGCACTTATGCGACGAGTTTGCGGGACGATTACGTGTTCAAGATTGTACCGATGCTGAACATCGAGGGAGTGGTGAACGGCTGGTGAGTTATTTCGATGATCTGAAACTGGAATACCTCTTATTTGCTGGCAGCATATCTGTAGGacgctgaaaattcatcttcccCGCCGTGACAATGTATTTCGTACctttattaatattcaattacacaAGTTGCACATTCGCGCCGTGTTTTACGCaataatattcaaagttccATGTGTCAATGACTTATCGTAGCAATAGAagaatcgtttcatttttttttttttttttcatcatcaTACGTCTGGATGACGGAAACGTTGCGATTCACGCTTCTTCCTTGAATAACGTCGATTCGTTAGCTATCCTTCGAGAGCCCAAATTCTCCGACTTTGCAGCAAACGTTGACAATAGATCGATCGAAAACTTATTCAACATTCTGAGTACCATATCTGGATGACTCGTGAATCTGTCAGCTATTTCGATGGAAACGATGTTAAAATGTAACAACTGGAAGGATTTTCTGGAGTTTGAAGATGGCACTGGATGCGTCAAGTCGGTCGATCGGTTTTTTCCAACATTCGATTCGAAAGCAAAGGAGAAGGAGGGTCAGGTCGATCGATTGCAGAACGTTTCATCTTGCAGACGTAGGGATAATATTACCTAAGATGATTACATCGATATGCATGAAGATTCGTGGCGCTGGCAGACTACCAACTCCCTACAACGATCATTATCCTCGGTCAGCTTTAATAGCTGCAACCGTTTCCTACCATAATGCCTGAGATCCCACGCAGACGAGTTCTCGCGTTCGCATTACTATCTACCCAGCTACTTGCCTCAAAGTTTCCATTAAACATCAtcaaagaagaagaatcgatcAGTAACGCAGATGCAACACGTCTGCCAGCGTCACAGAATGGGCGATTAAGAAACGAGTCGAATGAACGAGTTTGCAAATACTCCAATTAAAAGGACGTCGGTCATCGTCGGGAATTCAGCGACGGAAGGAGAATCGTCCACTTAAATTTACCCTTTCGTTTCAGTTTCTTTGAGCAAACAGTTTCAGCTTAATCTATTAATCGATTGAAATCGTCTTTTCGTTTAGTCGTCGGACAAAGCTGTCGAAAGCAATGAAGTTTCTCTCCTTCCGTCGCTCTTGAACGACGAAGATTATTCCGACGAGTATCCGCGGGAATGCGTTGCTGGAAATCAAAACGAACAAATGAGAGATGACGGCACTCGCGTGTGCCCGATAATTATCCACGATATACACATGTGAACGTACATAATACATCTAGTTCCTCGAGAATCTCCCATGCTTCACTTATCAACGAATAATAACGCGGGACGATATAGCCTAATGAGTAAAGCGTTTACTTGGACGGAGGATCTAATACTTTGCCGTTGGTGCGCACTTTAATGTTGTACCTGTAGGCCGGTTCCGCCTCTGGCAGGATCGTGCTGCTGTCATCGTCCTGATCCTTCATCATCGACGATTCAGCCGCCTCCGGTTGGTCGTTCGCGTAGTAATCTTGAACGCTGTCGTACGGGCCGACAGTGTGAGCGTCCTCCAGACCGTTGTTAGGAGTTTCTGTCTCACCTTGTGGTTCCACGTAATCAGGCGACTCTCGATGTTCGACCTTCATGTCGGTGGACGAGCGCAAAGAGGAACGATGAATCTCTCGCGTTTGTAGACCCTCGAACACGTTGTCCTTTCTGGCCTGTGGGCCAGGACTGTCGGTGAACAAGCTGGTTATGTCCGGAAGATGATCTGGCCTGGCGTTGTCCAGCTCAGCGTTGGTCGGTTGCTCGTGATCTTCCTCGGTGGCGACCGGCGAAGATGTGGACGGTGGTTGTTGCTTGTCAGACGCGGGAACGGCCGTGGTAATCAGCCTGCTGACGACCGGGTCTTCAGGTAATTTCTCCTCGACGGAACTCTCCTCGGGTGTTGCCTTCTCGTCGACGATGCTGTCGAtgctctcgttctcgttctcgtcgTTCTTGCTGCTATCGCTTTCCTCGTGGTCTTCGACCTGGTCGTCGCTGGCTGGCGCCGAGGTGGTTGTTATGTAGGGTCTGCGATTTCTGGAAATTCGGTCACACCATTCACAGCCGAGTGTCGCTGTCGCGCAGTTCAAAGGCAAAGCGATAAATTTTGGTTAAGTTGAATTCACACGTTGGTGCAATTTCCTCCGACTTGCTTGTACCAGTATCATCGTGTGAACTCAGCTTTGAAAAGAGTTCGATCATTAGATAGGTATAAAAAAAATGAGTCGTTGTTGTGTAATATTAGCGGTGTTAATTGGTTGTAGCATTAGGAGGCAAGGAAAAAAGTCTGGAACCGCTACCAGgctgataataattaatagttccTACTCGTAGGATCCACACTTTTTCACACTTGcctgtgatgtgtgtgtacgtgtgttgCCTGACGTTTGCGAGAAGCGAGAGAAtgcgttattaattaaaaaaaaaaaaaagctgcaTCACGTTTTATCCTCGTGATATTAATATCATCGGTAATAAGCGATTACGTTCGAACGCCACCAAGAGTTGTACAGTTTCCCAAGTACCATTATATCTTACTTTCTTATTCAGACTATATTATTCAATGAAGCGTTATCGGTTTGTTCCATTAAGTCGCATAACTGCACGGAGAAAAAAATGTCCCTACGATAGGTCCGTTAATTCTGGACTGGTCGGTTCGTTAGATCACCGATCTAATTAACCAAACGCAGAATCACTAACCGAAGCTAACGAACTCGTATTATCGGAACTTCGCGTAGTTCGCTATGTTAATTTCCATACGAAGAGACTAGTTTCGTGGAAAAATCCTATCTATTAAAAGTACGCTCGCTGTAAATAGCCGGGATATCTCGGCGAGTCGACATTTTCTAATCCTTATCTACCGTTTCTATTTTTTTGTCCGTGCGACGTCAAGATTCACCTTGGAACACGTTGGATTCTTCTGATAGCCTATCTCTCTGAATgtctatctctctttctctcggcgGTTTCGTGTATTTTTGTGACAAGTATTATCTCACCTCTTACCCCTGAGTCGCAGAGACTGGAATGCTGCCGTAGTTGTAGTAGTAGCATCTTGTTTGCTCGCAGATGAAGTCCTTAACGAGGGTGCAGTCCTGTGCCTCCCAGGCTAACGTGGGCGCAGCCATCGCGACGCATCCGTCCGCGCTGCCGCTGTCGCCGCTGCAACGGACAAGTTTCCGGATTAGAATTTCAATCACTCGACCCTCGGTGACGTTTACCGATTCGATGCACGCGTTTCCGGGTGGAGACGCGCTCCTACGGAAGGGACGCACCGATAATTGTCGTTCGTGACAATGAATCGATCCACGGTGCTATTGTCTTCTTCGATAAGATAGCATGATTCATGTTTCGACTTCTTGCTTCTGCTTTTCGTAAGAGTATTGACCTTTCGTATGATAGGAGAATAGGGGTTCGATGATTTACGATGCGGGTTGATATTTTGGGTGCCACGGAACGCGATAAGTTCTTTTTACAATTAACCCGCGTTCGTATCGTTTTAGATAAACGTTAGAGGAAGTAAGAATAGTAAGGAATCATACCTTTCACGCGCTACTCGTTGAGGTTCAGTACCAGGTGGAACATCAGCGGGTCTGTTGCCAGGTCGCCTCAACATGTAATCGAAGGTAGCGTTGAAGGGGAGACCCGTGCTCATCCACAGGAACATGTCCGTGCCCAATTTGTTGCCCGATGTCCAAAAGTCGTATTTCACGTAGCCGGCGTTTTTCAAATATTGCGTCATCGTGTCAGCTTTTTCCTTCGTCTCGAAAGAGGCCAGTTGAAGGCCCAAAGAGCGACAGTATTGGTAGGCCAGAAAATAGTTCAGTTCTGGGCTGTATGGGTTCATCCGGGACACAAAGTACTGTACACCGTCCAGCTGAATCGTTGTGATCCGTTGAGCTGTAaatgaatttttgttaattaattttattcattcctATTATGCTTGGAATTATGCGTTTCTCCTTCGAAGTTTATTTGAACAGCTTCAAAATTTATGAATACCAGATGAGCTAGGCTGCTTTGACAAAAGCTAGCTgatgaataaaaaaaggaaattccttTCTTGATGTCGTATTATCTCATCGAGGCACGTCTCTGCCATTGACTTCCGACCAGACCACAAATGGCAGCCCCCAGACGCGGTAAAAATCATCCTGTGAATTCTAATCTACTCAGTGTCCCATTTTAGCATCGCTTATGAAAACCGTTACGTCTGGGAGCAACTGTGAATATTTGAACTCGTTAATTAACAGATGCATCCTATTCTTCcattgtattattaatttaatctaCCGAGTTCCATTTTATCTTTCTGTCTTTCCCATCAATTAAGCTTAATGATAAACGtgataagaaaaaaatagtGTCTCTTACAAATTCTATTTAACTCAACACCAGCCTCTGAATAATTCTCTAACGAGATTTTAATTTACCTTTGGATGTATACACTCCATCGACGCTGTTCGTTTTAACTAATTTCGCAGTGACTCTGTGCTTTGTGAGAAGTGCCGTCTGTTCACACGATACACCGTGCGAGTTCATTCAACTTATACGGCTATTTGGTTAACTGTAGTTATGAATTATGACCAGTTTAGGCCACCAAACAACCTCCAGACGATGAATCTTTCTATTAAATTTAGACCTTGAAATTTCTTTTGCGAGTTATTTTGTTGGTTACATGAAAACAACCTTGAATTTTAGGACGATCTAATCTTCTTCATAACTTCTTTAATATCGCGAAGCAGAACAAGTGGAGAAAATCTTTTGAAACACACTGGATCATGGGGTGGGAACGCGAACGCTTCGAAGCGTTTAAAGAGAAACAAGTAAAGAGTTAATCGGTTGCATTTAGCCTTAAAAACGTTCTGGATCGCGAAGCAAGCGGCTCAGGTGGTGGTAAATGACCCGAGGACCTTGAGACGTCTGCCGCCACTGTTCTCTTGAAAGAAGACGCCTGCTTCGAGTGGCAATTTCATTTATGAATTCGCCATTTGCGTCTTAAACGAAACTTGAAGCTCGAAGAAACTTTTTGTCCATTCAGGACTGAACAAAAGAACATTGAATCGTAGCGTAAATAATGAATCGTGGAGGAACGGCTGAGAAGGACGAGCGATCTTGAAGTCGCGTGCGTGATCAACGCGTTTCCTCTTCGCTCTTTGAATGCAACCGGACGTCGAAGTCGGTGTTTGCCCGGAGAGACAAAGAACAAAGTCACGTAAAAGTTAAATGCAAGGATATTGCAGGAGGTCGATCGAGAAAGCGGGAAGAGGTCCTCGAAAGAAGAATAATTGGAATGATTCCAACGCGAATTATTCGTCTCAAAAAAATTATCCAGACACTGTCAGAATTCGTAAATATATTTCAAACCTAAACCTTCCAACACTAAACCGCATGATGTACaataattttgttgaaataCTAACCTGAAGCGAAAGCGACGACGAGCATCAGCAGCATAGCGATCTTCATGGTGCCTGCGTGTAACGTGGATTAATCGGCGTGGCGTGGATTAATCGATCAAGCAGTCGTTTCCGTTTCCGACTCTCGGAATACACCGGATGTTAGTGTTAGGGTCGCGTTCTCGGACTGGCCTCGCGCTACGCTGTGGGCCCCCTTAAGAGTCTTCTGCCCGGATCCCAGAGGAGGGGGTCGTTGAAGATGATTCACTGGCTAACCTAGAGCAGGACGAGCGAAGCTCGCTAAGGGACGAGCGTGTACGAGTGGGACAGCGAGAAGGAGAAAGTGAGAAAGAGACGTCGTCCATCGGGGGAGAGATACGAACCGATCCGAAATGTAATCGACTTGACCGTGTAAAAAACCTGCAAGGTGACAAGGTCGCAAAAAAGGTACCACAATAGACGTCGCCGTCGTCGCCGGAGGGTTACCGAGGATGATGCGGTGCGTTCGTTGAACCTCGAACTTTGctcttgaagaagaagaactttTCAGACGGACATGGGAAGGTGAGCTGAACGACCCGAGAGATTCATGGGTGACTTTGCTCGAATCGGACAATGCTCTTTGAAAAATCAACGAGATTATACCGGGTGTACTCTAATAAAACACTTTTCCACTTATAAAAATTTCTCAAGATTCCAACAACCTTTCCCTATCGCTCGAACATGGGGGAGTAAATCGTAGTTGGTTTTGCACCGTCAGAAACCAGAAATCTCATCACTGCACTTTTCCAGATGACTCGTCATTGTCGAATGTACGATCAAAGTTATGTATACTAAAATAGCTATCGATCGAGTGTTTTAAATTGACGACTGCAGTTCGTAGGTCTCTTGTTTAACCGAGCCGCGTGCGGATTTTACGATAGAAACGAACGAGTAGACCTGTAATGATTTTTCTCTGATAACTCGGTTAGGGATGAGATTGAAATTCAATGGCGTGTCACGGTTCGCGTTCTATTGGTCACGGACCGAGAAGATGAGCCTCGATGATCCTCGCGGCTTGATGGAACGAAGAACGAGAGGCACGAAGCGGTCTATCCAGGCGGACAGCACTCGCGAGATCGTTTGTCGCTGAACTCCGGTTCTCGGATCTATTTGGAGTGGCGGTGCAACGCTATTAATAAACGTTTCTACCGTCTTTTAGTTTGTTTTACGTTGTTCGGCGGTTGCGAGCCGATGGAATTTCGCTCCGCCGTCTGTTCATGGTCTTCAACGTGCTGAATGGAATCGTATCGACGCCGAGGCGGTAAAAACACACCGACCTCAAGGTAGACTTCATTTCTGAGCGTGCCTGGGAACGCGTCATAACATACCATCCCTCAAAATCTCTGCGATCGATCGATTAAACGACGTCGAAACCATCACCGTTTAACGACGTTATCTACGTCCTACCTGTCGTCGCTCAATGCAGAGCGAGGGGCTTAAACAACCTCGTCAGaatcaatttcaaatattttgtcGTCGATATACGGGGTGTGGTCGAGGAAAAAGATTCGAGGGTAGATAGTACCGAGCAGAAGGTAGAAGTAAGAAAATAGGACCgtgtatcattttaaaattgatccaagatcgttaaaaatttcttcctttGTTCAGCAAACACGTATCTATGATCTACCCTTAAAGTTTCGAATCCTATCTTTGTTATCACTCTGTATATTTCGTCGAAGGAGCCGATGATAAACTCTTAACACTCGTCAGCGTGACTACCGATCCCAATTACTCGAAGAAACTTGGCGCACGGTTGCAGTCGAGCAGGATATTACGAGGATCATAGGAGCGTCCGATATATTGTAAGGCGGTCGAAGTGACGCTGGAATCTCCATGAACGTCGTGTACACTCTTGCAGGAGGTATGAACCGGTTCCCTTGTTAAGCCTTTGGCGCCGTCTATTCttattccttcttcttcccGTGCTTAATTTTTTTCTCGTCGACGTTGAACGGCCCTCCCCGTTAAGGGTGCTGGTATCTCCGATGGCTGAGGAACGAGTAATCGCTTCGCGATCGTTTAGATACAAAGATTTTCAGTTGAAACCTTCGCGCTTCCACCCTAATCGCTTCGAGTTACCAAAGCATCGTTACGAAGTTTCATCCTGGCGTTTTCGCCGACTTATCTACTGGCGGGACCAAGCGGATAAAAAGCCTCGTGTACTCTTCAAGGTAGTCTTCATATCTGGTCGCGTGTTTTCGTTCAAAGGGATCACCTGCTTCTGGAATACATACGTCTAACAACCGTCCCCGGACTCGCCCTCGGTTACGACGTCTAACCGGTCCCGGACAACCGTGCACCCTACAAAGCAGatatccttctttttcttcatcttcctctttcttcgtACTCTTTGTTCGTATCCCGGCACCGATCGATTCGGTATCTTGTAACGTACGCTGGATCAATGATCATACGCGTGTTATTTCTGTTACGCGGTGTGCGACCAGTCCAGCAAAAAGGAGCTCGCGTGACATTCGAGACCCACCGCGATCCTCCTCCCCGTTCGTTTCTTCCCTGCCACGAATGCACGCCGATTTCGATACCGATCTTCAGTGGTCAATTTCCTTCTGTATCGCTCTGCGAACCACTCTCCTGCTACCTCATTAAACAGCAATTGCAATGGACGTAAGTTTCGATCGCGAAATAGAGATGAATAATTACGAGCGACATCGGACAGTCGCAGGAATTATAGGTGATTATGCAGAACAGGGTACATCTTGATGATTTCAACGACCTTGAGGTACGTTATAAACGTCGATGCCCTGAGTACACATCCGACCGTCTCGTACCTTTACTTTTTAATTACCATGTACCGCGGTTGAAGGTTCTTTACAAGTACGGAGCTATAATATTGTACGGATGATTTACATAAGtgttgaatttttttctttttagatcGACATCAGGCCCTCTGGACTGAACCGTGAATCATTCGCGATAGCTCTATCGTTCACGGTCTCCGTTACAAATTTACCGCGACCAAGTCCTCTTGCTTTCCAACCGGAATCACCGATGGAAGCTTCGTTTCCATCCCCCCCTGTTCCCCCTTCGTCACGGCTTCGAATTTACTGCAACGACGTGGTTCGTTAACAAACAAGCTTCAGTTATCCGTTTGGTGAAGCAAAAAGAGGAGGATCGATGGGTCGGACGCGGTCGAATCTAGTATGTTCGAGGCTTGGCTCGTTGCGTGGGTCACGTTTTGCTGGTAACGTTGGCGCAGGTCAGTTTAGCAGGTCGGATTCTCAGCGACGCATTGCCATGGGAATGCAGTTGGAGTGCAGTGGAAGTGCACTTAGGTCCGGCAATGCCTACGGGGCCCTCTGTTCGTGGCCATATATCGGTGGGTgaagcgaaagcagaagctcgaTCCTGGATAAACAAGCGATCCTCCACCACCTTCTTCTTCGGCGTCCTCGTTCTTCCTTCGTTCTTGCAGCTCCTCgcacgaacgagactctagaaACAACTTCTCACAGCCCGGTCGAGGCACTTGGTCCTTTTGTCTGAAAACAAAAGCAAAGAAAGGGCGCCTCGAGCTACAGGCAACGCTGGTTGccggacgaagaagaagaagaagaagaagaagaagagtcaGAGGAGAaggtggtggaggaggaagcggaggaggaggaagataaaaaggaggtgCTGGTGGAGGAGAGGATGCTACAGGGGGATTCTCGAGGTCTATTTCAGGCCCTGCCAGCAATCGCTATGTAAGGCCCCTGCTTCTTCCATCTTTCTCTCCACTACTCGAAGAACTCTTCTTTCTCGTTCGTTCCTCGGTTTGTACGTTGGTACCTCGGGCACGGAGCGGACTCGGTTTTAGCCCGCGAACAGCCTCGACGTTCGAGACGATCTGAAGAGCCACACCGGCCCCGAAGGCTTCCACAGCGTCGACTCTCTTCCATTCTGATACTCCTAGGACAGTGATCCTCATCGTCCTGTCTTCTCTTTCGATATTTATCGCTCTGTCTAGCTGTCGTCTTCTTAGATATCCTCTTCCTCTCTATCGACAGGTGGAGAATTCTAATTTGTTGCGTTCTTCTGCAAGGCCCAGGACATCAGGCTACCTAGGAAAGAATATGATACGTTAATTATTTGCAGGACGTCCAAGATTCTGTTCGTTTCCTAGAGAATCCAATTAAACGCACGCAGAAGTGGTCGGACGACTTCGTAGTACTAAAGGGTCGAACGACCTTGCACACTTCTCTTCTGATTCACTCTTAGGGTCTATAATTCAGTTAGCTCGTGGAAGAATTTTTACGAAACCATTCTCACGAGAGCTGAAAATCTT
It contains:
- the LOC117601161 gene encoding cytosolic carboxypeptidase 1 isoform X8, which translates into the protein MPRTKNRPRTIVHDESRTSSCAPLVNVMSPSNKSVDEAINDALLEKLRSCATKPQETGDTFRNVVAKIQARVTSSDRRVRERTLEKLWRKNSGAMEIFIATLENCKDHVINCSIASILHECVSPRFPKGKSKGNKNKSATKTSSRMAVMQLINLGITQVLVKLLINLLHVDTVSSEVLTQEVLWILGQVAPRDQKFVSKMKLLNTIKVFHALLKLHYNNSKTLLPLLLIIKCLARNTYSLQILVKDGIASTMEKTFVSIGYMPHLKLRILLECFKYFTTSRLFCTKFVRTGLVYLLMRIFDRWERFEGPIKLKILNCALITLQHLSVTKAGRKAIKSNNGLHLLYRFCSNCPEDKAYDCLLSRVCGVINQCLEKKELPIPEMSPARFVLPVTNVRSNSAESGSDVDSQANSVASLGRLYSDLDSGDEEESQNSRTDDKTVHSADEVDESKFFAGVFTSQRSVEDLTEYETFFKELSNIKSQLSLQNSSTGIIDPAKENKSNVPNTKICETKVFTNNSMKEEASKENGSNSIKIFNDISSNVTYRQTYCLVASRVKSVIGFVKVAYPDLVGGDGLGKDEPLNSKDRKVCRSKLLTCVERGLHGGTMLEEVVYDLDDVTSIGEQNSDDRHLCNWDDTRIGKRCSNTNQLQFESRFESGNLRKAIQIGLREYNLILTPDVNSGSRHQWFYFEVSNMEANAPYTFNIINCEKANSQFNFGMKPILFSVTEAQLGRPGWVRTGAEICYYRNCYQRPAKGKNYLTTSFTVAFPHSYDVCYLAYHFPYTYSQLMTNIWKWTKRVPANTYFRAETLCETLNGNENPLLTITSLDSKSNPIENRKVIFLTSRVHPGESNASWVMHGTLEALLDNSTYATSLRDDYVFKIVPMLNIEGVVNGCNRYGLTNEDLNRRWSNPNRTLHPVIYHAKGLMEYCTRVLQRPPHVFVDYHGHSRRKNVFLFGCSRSGSWSAADRAKPDQPVQYLMLPHLMQRISPAFALPLCSFKVERNKESTARVAIWRQLGVYRSYTMESSFCGCDQGPLAGLHLDTKHLKAIGEDFCQALSMMKNSGIDWDIDKYVNERSMLEVCCPLKCVLQDSKRIAKCIQDKAAVHHIAAIP
- the LOC117601161 gene encoding cytosolic carboxypeptidase 1 isoform X7 → MKSASEKPDKENQRPMETSHEAEENAQDAQDEDVMSPSNKSVDEAINDALLEKLRSCATKPQETGDTFRNVVAKIQARVTSSDRRVRERTLEKLWRKNSGAMEIFIATLENCKDHVINCSIASILHECVSPRFPKGKSKGNKNKSATKTSSRMAVMQLINLGITQVLVKLLINLLHVDTVSSEVLTQEVLWILGQVAPRDQKFVSKMKLLNTIKVFHALLKLHYNNSKTLLPLLLIIKCLARNTYSLQILVKDGIASTMEKTFVSIGYMPHLKLRILLECFKYFTTSRLFCTKFVRTGLVYLLMRIFDRWERFEGPIKLKILNCALITLQHLSVTKAGRKAIKSNNGLHLLYRFCSNCPEDKAYDCLLSRVCGVINQCLEKKELPIPEMSPARFVLPVTNVRSNSAESGSDVDSQANSVASLGRLYSDLDSGDEEESQNSRTDDKTVHSADEVDESKFFAGVFTSQRSVEDLTEYETFFKELSNIKSQLSLQNSSTGIIDPAKENKSNVPNTKICETKVFTNNSMKEEASKENGSNSIKIFNDISSNVTYRQTYCLVASRVKSVIGFVKVAYPDLVGGDGLGKDEPLNSKDRKVCRSKLLTCVERGLHGGTMLEEVVYDLDDVTSIGEQNSDDRHLCNWDDTRIGKRCSNTNQLQFESRFESGNLRKAIQIGLREYNLILTPDVNSGSRHQWFYFEVSNMEANAPYTFNIINCEKANSQFNFGMKPILFSVTEAQLGRPGWVRTGAEICYYRNCYQRPAKGKNYLTTSFTVAFPHSYDVCYLAYHFPYTYSQLMTNIWKWTKRVPANTYFRAETLCETLNGNENPLLTITSLDSKSNPIENRKVIFLTSRVHPGESNASWVMHGTLEALLDNSTYATSLRDDYVFKIVPMLNIEGVVNGCNRYGLTNEDLNRRWSNPNRTLHPVIYHAKGLMEYCTRVLQRPPHVFVDYHGHSRRKNVFLFGCSRSGSWSAADRAKPDQPVQYLMLPHLMQRISPAFALPLCSFKVERNKESTARVAIWRQLGVYRSYTMESSFCGCDQGPLAGLHLDTKHLKAIGEDFCQALSMMKNSGIDWDIDKSMLEVCCPLKCVLQDSKRIAKCIQDKAAVHHIAAIP